In one window of Chitinivibrionales bacterium DNA:
- a CDS encoding ATP-binding cassette domain-containing protein encodes MSEQPIISCNNLTVKYGEKAVLHNISTTVPSSEIRVILGSSGCGKTTLLKTIIGLIKPYSGSVRLFGTTMQDPDSPETEELLKKIGVLFQNGALLGSLTVAQNLALPLQMHTKLSQDIIDEVVQLKLTQVDLPHAGELYPGELSGGMRKRAALARALVLDPPLIFCDEPSAGLDPVTSAALDELLLKLREILGITIVVVTHELLSIEKISDSIIFLHKGHVLFDGRFSDARNIDSGPISDFFNRKQTDYDIPESNSTTSSTTEK; translated from the coding sequence ATGAGCGAACAACCGATAATATCCTGTAACAATCTGACGGTCAAGTATGGCGAAAAGGCCGTGCTCCATAATATTTCCACAACCGTACCCTCTTCTGAGATACGGGTCATTCTGGGGTCGTCGGGATGCGGCAAGACCACGCTCTTAAAAACAATAATCGGCCTTATCAAGCCCTATTCCGGATCGGTCCGGTTGTTTGGAACAACGATGCAGGACCCTGACTCGCCTGAGACCGAAGAGTTATTGAAAAAAATCGGGGTATTATTTCAAAACGGTGCGCTCCTGGGAAGCCTGACAGTCGCCCAGAACCTTGCCCTTCCCCTGCAGATGCATACGAAATTATCCCAGGATATTATCGATGAAGTGGTTCAGTTGAAATTGACCCAGGTTGATTTGCCCCATGCAGGGGAGCTGTATCCCGGCGAACTTTCGGGCGGCATGCGCAAACGCGCAGCACTTGCCCGCGCCCTGGTTCTGGATCCCCCGCTCATCTTTTGCGATGAACCGTCCGCCGGCCTCGACCCGGTGACTTCCGCAGCTCTGGATGAACTCCTCCTGAAACTTCGGGAAATACTCGGAATAACAATTGTCGTGGTCACCCACGAACTGCTTTCTATTGAAAAAATATCGGATAGTATTATATTCTTACATAAAGGTCATGTGCTCTTTGACGGGCGTTTTTCGGATGCACGTAATATCGATTCCGGTCCCATAAGCGATTTCTTCAACCGGAAGCAAACCGATTATGACATTC
- a CDS encoding MlaE family lipid ABC transporter permease subunit — translation MQINHSKKSPGDSVKTIKLPSMASRQWVEDNLELLHTAPAEDLHLDCAKTSSVDSAGISFITLLQSIYRKAGHEVILENASDNLLSTMKQWGKAVHTEPDSKADDRSIFLKAGDKVIEIKDQLMQAFSMLVEILYWSGPGLLKKRDFRKGVLGEQMFHLGYQAVLIVLLLAFLIGLVIAWQSAIQLRTFGAGVLLAPMVGWGMIREFGPLMTAIILAARTGSATTAEIATMSVGEELDALQTMGINPVQFVVMPKFWAITFTMPPLAMLASAIGILAGLLVAVSYLDVAPNVFFTELFSFTMFKDFMVGFLKSIVFAWLIIWIGSYYGFKVKGGAEQVGRGTTACVVTTISVIILADAIFSFI, via the coding sequence ATGCAAATCAACCACAGCAAAAAAAGCCCTGGAGATTCTGTAAAAACGATTAAACTGCCCTCAATGGCATCACGGCAATGGGTGGAAGACAATCTTGAACTGCTCCACACCGCCCCGGCCGAGGATCTCCATCTTGATTGCGCCAAAACCTCCAGTGTCGATTCTGCCGGCATTTCATTTATTACCCTGCTTCAGTCGATATACCGGAAAGCCGGCCATGAGGTAATTCTGGAAAATGCTTCAGACAATCTTCTCTCCACGATGAAACAGTGGGGGAAAGCTGTTCATACCGAACCCGATTCTAAGGCAGATGACCGTTCGATATTCCTGAAAGCCGGCGACAAGGTAATTGAAATTAAAGACCAGCTTATGCAGGCCTTTTCGATGCTGGTGGAGATTTTATATTGGAGCGGCCCGGGTCTTTTAAAAAAAAGGGATTTTCGCAAAGGTGTTCTCGGTGAGCAGATGTTTCATCTTGGCTATCAGGCTGTTTTAATCGTTTTGCTTCTTGCATTTCTTATCGGCCTGGTAATTGCCTGGCAGTCTGCGATACAGTTACGGACTTTTGGCGCCGGCGTTTTACTTGCACCGATGGTTGGGTGGGGTATGATACGCGAGTTTGGCCCTCTTATGACCGCGATTATTCTTGCTGCCCGGACCGGCAGTGCAACCACGGCCGAGATTGCAACGATGAGTGTGGGTGAAGAACTGGATGCGCTCCAAACAATGGGAATCAACCCCGTGCAATTTGTTGTTATGCCGAAATTCTGGGCAATAACATTTACTATGCCCCCTCTTGCCATGCTTGCCTCGGCTATCGGAATTCTCGCCGGTCTTCTTGTTGCCGTGAGTTATCTTGACGTTGCACCGAATGTCTTTTTCACTGAGCTGTTCTCGTTCACCATGTTTAAAGACTTTATGGTTGGTTTCTTAAAATCGATAGTCTTTGCCTGGCTTATTATCTGGATCGGATCCTATTACGGTTTTAAGGTAAAGGGTGGGGCCGAACAGGTCGGCAGGGGAACAACAGCCTGTGTTGTAACAACAATTTCAGTTATCATTCTGGCAGATGCAATCTTTTCATTCATATAA